In Halobacteriovorax sp. HLS, the following are encoded in one genomic region:
- the icmF gene encoding fused isobutyryl-CoA mutase/GTPase IcmF encodes MERLRFVTAASLFDGHDVSINIMRRLLQANGVEVIHLGHNRSAKDVVDACLQEDANAVALSSYQGGHNEYFAYIRQLLDEAGAKDVRIFGGGGGVITPSEIKALHEKGITRIYSPEDGMKLGLEGIIKDMIARSTYSTIKDHDFSGLNNSSFNKLEIARAITYIEDSGKIPVEAKSKNTSVLGITGTGGAGKSSLIDETLLRFYRHYPDKNIALISVDPTKKKTQGALLGDRIRLGSSSYDNFYIRSLATRNSNTELSPQIENVINFLKTQDFDLIIVETSGIGQASDAITKIADKCIYVMTPEYGAATQLEKIEMLEQADFIVLNKFEKPRSEDALRDIRKQYRRNHQLFAGHPGAPTDDELPVFGTMASQFNDSGVNALFHEIAKTFEFDMSEVDSIIRERAPINKTKIIAPERSLYLREISSTLKNYNQSARENFLLLQDYEAILKASEILPENKDLKEKLEEVKLKIPAEVFKELELFQSTVDQYKAGSFSYTVRGREIKVPTKFESLSGSKISKVAFPRLESISEKYNFIKKANLPGFFPYAAGIFPFKRADEDPKRMFAGEGGPLRTNKRFHYLSENDPAKRLSTAFDSVTLYGEDPDERPDIFGKIGEAGVSIATLDDMRDLFKGFSLIDPMTSVSMTINGPAPIILAMYMNTAMKQALSEDEFWNDEKRMEIMRQVRGTVQADILKEDQAQNTCIFSLEFALKLMGDVQEFFCKAAIKNYYTVSISGYHIAEAGANPITQLAFTLSNGFTFVEYYLSRGMSIDDFSGNLSFFFSNGLDPEYTVIGRVARKIWAVCMRDKYGANTKSQMFKYHIQTSGRSLHAQEIDFNDIRTTLQAFLALSDNCNSLHTNAYDEAITTPTEESVRRAMAIQMIINREFGLNKTDNPMQGSYIYEELCEIVEEAVLAEFERISDKGGVLGAMESMYQRGKIQEESLYYETLKDNGQLPIIGVNTFIADDIDAQLNQEIEISRCSDEEKNEQINRLNNFKQRNKNESKKALESLKVVALSNGNIFEELLSTVNYCSLGEITNVLYDVGGKYRRNM; translated from the coding sequence GAGAAAGGTATAACAAGAATTTATTCTCCAGAAGATGGAATGAAGCTAGGTCTTGAAGGAATAATAAAAGATATGATCGCAAGATCAACTTATTCAACTATTAAAGACCATGACTTTTCAGGATTGAATAACTCAAGTTTTAACAAGCTCGAAATAGCAAGAGCAATTACTTATATAGAAGACAGTGGAAAAATTCCTGTAGAAGCTAAGAGCAAGAACACATCTGTTTTAGGTATCACAGGAACTGGTGGAGCAGGTAAGTCTTCTTTAATAGACGAAACACTACTGAGATTCTATAGACATTACCCGGATAAAAATATTGCCCTCATTTCTGTTGATCCAACAAAGAAAAAAACTCAGGGAGCTTTACTAGGGGATAGAATTCGTCTTGGTAGCTCGAGCTATGATAATTTCTATATTCGCTCACTAGCGACAAGAAACTCTAATACTGAGCTATCTCCACAGATTGAAAATGTAATTAATTTTTTAAAAACTCAAGACTTCGATTTGATAATTGTTGAGACCTCTGGAATTGGACAGGCCTCAGATGCAATTACAAAAATTGCAGATAAGTGTATTTATGTAATGACTCCTGAGTATGGAGCGGCAACTCAATTGGAAAAAATTGAAATGCTTGAACAAGCTGACTTCATAGTTTTAAATAAGTTTGAAAAACCAAGATCAGAAGACGCACTAAGGGATATTAGAAAGCAGTATAGACGTAATCACCAATTATTCGCAGGTCATCCGGGGGCTCCTACTGATGATGAGCTACCTGTTTTTGGAACAATGGCTTCGCAGTTTAATGACTCTGGAGTAAATGCTCTCTTTCACGAAATTGCAAAAACTTTTGAATTTGACATGAGTGAGGTGGACTCTATTATTAGAGAAAGAGCTCCAATAAATAAAACGAAAATAATCGCACCAGAGAGAAGTTTATATTTAAGAGAAATTTCATCTACTTTAAAAAATTATAACCAAAGTGCCAGGGAAAATTTTCTATTACTACAGGATTATGAAGCAATTTTAAAGGCAAGTGAGATTCTCCCTGAAAATAAAGATTTAAAAGAAAAATTGGAAGAAGTTAAACTTAAAATTCCAGCTGAGGTTTTTAAAGAGTTAGAGCTATTTCAATCAACGGTTGATCAATATAAAGCAGGTAGTTTTTCATATACTGTAAGAGGTCGCGAGATTAAAGTTCCTACAAAATTTGAGTCCCTTTCAGGATCAAAGATTTCTAAAGTAGCTTTTCCTAGACTAGAGTCTATATCTGAAAAATATAATTTTATTAAAAAGGCAAATCTACCTGGTTTCTTTCCTTACGCTGCAGGAATCTTTCCTTTTAAAAGAGCAGACGAGGACCCTAAGAGAATGTTCGCTGGCGAAGGTGGTCCTCTTAGAACGAATAAGAGATTTCATTATCTTTCTGAAAATGACCCTGCGAAGAGACTTTCGACAGCTTTTGACTCAGTTACTCTCTATGGAGAAGACCCTGATGAGAGACCTGATATTTTTGGTAAGATAGGTGAAGCCGGGGTTTCAATAGCAACGCTAGATGATATGAGAGATCTTTTTAAAGGATTTTCTCTTATTGACCCTATGACTTCTGTTTCAATGACTATTAATGGTCCTGCTCCAATTATTCTTGCGATGTATATGAATACGGCCATGAAGCAAGCTTTAAGTGAAGATGAATTTTGGAATGACGAAAAGAGAATGGAGATTATGCGGCAGGTTCGCGGAACTGTTCAAGCCGATATCTTGAAAGAAGATCAAGCTCAAAATACTTGTATTTTCTCATTAGAATTTGCTCTTAAACTTATGGGTGATGTGCAGGAGTTTTTCTGTAAAGCTGCAATTAAGAACTATTACACAGTTTCAATAAGTGGATATCACATTGCTGAAGCTGGAGCTAATCCAATCACACAGTTAGCATTCACTCTCTCTAATGGATTTACTTTTGTTGAATATTATTTATCTAGAGGTATGAGTATAGATGACTTTAGTGGAAACTTATCTTTCTTTTTCTCTAATGGGTTAGACCCTGAGTACACAGTTATTGGTCGTGTTGCGAGAAAGATTTGGGCAGTTTGTATGAGAGATAAGTATGGTGCTAATACTAAGTCACAAATGTTTAAATATCATATTCAAACATCAGGTCGATCACTACATGCACAAGAAATTGACTTCAATGATATTCGTACAACGTTACAAGCTTTCTTGGCCTTAAGTGATAATTGTAATTCTCTTCATACAAATGCATATGATGAGGCGATCACGACTCCTACTGAAGAATCTGTAAGAAGAGCGATGGCAATTCAAATGATTATTAATAGAGAGTTTGGATTGAATAAAACTGATAACCCTATGCAAGGTTCATATATTTATGAAGAGCTTTGTGAAATTGTCGAAGAAGCTGTTCTTGCAGAGTTTGAACGAATCTCTGATAAGGGAGGAGTTTTAGGTGCAATGGAAAGTATGTACCAAAGAGGTAAGATTCAGGAGGAGTCTTTGTATTATGAGACTTTGAAGGATAATGGACAACTTCCTATTATAGGAGTGAATACATTTATTGCAGATGATATTGATGCTCAGCTTAATCAGGAAATTGAAATTTCAAGATGTTCTGATGAAGAAAAGAATGAACAAATAAATAGATTAAATAATTTTAAGCAAAGAAATAAAAATGAATCTAAGAAAGCTTTAGAAAGTTTAAAAGTCGTTGCTTTATCTAATGGAAATATTTTTGAAGAACTTTTATCTACAGTTAATTATTGTTCGTTAGGAGAAATTACAAATGTTCTATATGACGTAGGTGGAAAATATAGAAGGAATATGTAA
- a CDS encoding cob(I)yrinic acid a,c-diamide adenosyltransferase: MTKKSNVYTKSGDKGTTGLVGGSRVSKADERIHIYGEVDELNSHLGLAISMIEQSSLEEVRKEVSFLKGIQYYLFVIGSNFACEKENRDKFSIPKVSELEISTLENNLDRLDSQLEGLKYFVLPGGHVISSQFHICRTVCRRVERAATHYETHNVGELPEEILKYINRLSDYFFVLSRFVNMTSKNKEIYWIPGNPIS, from the coding sequence ATGACTAAGAAATCTAATGTTTATACAAAGAGTGGGGATAAGGGAACGACTGGACTCGTTGGGGGAAGTCGTGTCTCTAAAGCTGATGAGAGAATTCATATCTATGGAGAAGTTGACGAACTAAACTCACACTTAGGTTTGGCAATTTCTATGATAGAGCAAAGTTCATTAGAGGAAGTTCGCAAGGAAGTTAGCTTCTTAAAGGGAATCCAATATTACCTTTTTGTTATAGGTTCTAACTTTGCTTGCGAAAAAGAAAATAGAGATAAATTTTCTATTCCTAAAGTAAGCGAACTTGAAATATCAACTCTTGAAAACAACCTTGATCGTTTAGATTCTCAGCTTGAAGGTCTCAAGTACTTTGTTCTTCCTGGCGGACATGTCATTTCTAGTCAGTTCCATATTTGTAGAACAGTTTGTAGAAGAGTTGAGCGAGCGGCAACACATTATGAAACACATAATGTTGGAGAGCTTCCAGAAGAGATATTAAAATATATTAATAGACTCTCGGACTACTTTTTTGTTTTATCACGCTTTGTAAATATGACGAGTAAGAATAAAGAGATCTATTGGATTCCCGGTAATCCTATTTCTTAA
- a CDS encoding FHA domain-containing protein, translating to MPIVLIIREGETIRKAKLTSRPLLLGRSSKCAVQIADGMCSGQHCAFIVNQQSRVLVKDLDSTNGTFLNDCKIMDSHLMIDDVIKIGECEIYIDPSELSPKEKKVLTRDEPTSQIKFVNLTPEKKKGIKPSEVVKARKEQEQQRQDASHKEELERPKQLNREEALKQRIANKVKNRSTVSNTQVGLESERQIDLEESTGSTKMIKIDRPKKSKKSLGSKIKGIFKK from the coding sequence ATGCCCATAGTATTGATTATACGAGAAGGCGAAACAATAAGAAAAGCGAAGCTTACTTCTCGACCATTACTTCTTGGAAGAAGCAGCAAGTGTGCTGTTCAGATCGCAGATGGTATGTGTTCAGGACAACACTGTGCCTTTATTGTAAATCAACAATCGAGAGTCTTAGTAAAAGATTTAGATTCGACTAATGGTACATTTTTAAATGACTGTAAGATCATGGACTCTCATCTAATGATCGATGATGTTATCAAAATTGGAGAATGTGAAATCTATATTGACCCAAGTGAATTGTCTCCGAAAGAAAAGAAAGTTCTTACAAGGGATGAACCTACATCTCAAATAAAATTTGTAAATTTAACTCCGGAAAAAAAGAAAGGGATTAAACCTTCGGAAGTTGTGAAAGCCAGAAAAGAGCAAGAACAACAGAGACAAGATGCCTCTCACAAAGAAGAATTAGAGCGACCTAAACAACTAAATAGAGAGGAAGCTCTAAAGCAGAGAATCGCAAATAAAGTTAAAAATAGATCCACAGTTTCTAATACACAGGTAGGCCTTGAGTCTGAACGTCAAATTGACCTTGAAGAATCAACAGGCAGTACAAAGATGATAAAAATAGATAGACCCAAAAAAAGCAAGAAGTCTCTTGGGTCTAAAATTAAAGGTATTTTTAAGAAATAG
- a CDS encoding iron-sulfur cluster assembly accessory protein produces MSEISQIVELTDKAIDHIAEIFAKENKGLDYGLRLGVVGGGCSGLNYSIDFGQVKDNDNIIEFSSFKVFIDPKSSIYLKGVTLDYKDGLNGKGLVFVNPNAKNTCGCGESFSV; encoded by the coding sequence ATGAGTGAAATAAGTCAAATAGTTGAGTTAACTGATAAGGCAATTGATCATATTGCTGAAATTTTCGCTAAAGAAAACAAGGGTTTAGACTATGGTCTTCGACTTGGTGTCGTGGGCGGTGGATGTTCGGGTTTGAATTACAGTATTGATTTCGGACAAGTTAAAGATAATGACAATATCATCGAATTTTCATCTTTTAAGGTATTTATTGACCCTAAATCATCTATTTATCTAAAAGGTGTAACGCTAGATTATAAAGACGGACTAAATGGAAAGGGCCTCGTTTTTGTAAACCCAAATGCCAAAAATACGTGCGGTTGTGGTGAATCCTTCTCCGTTTAG
- a CDS encoding HEXXH motif-containing putative peptide modification protein produces the protein MITPENIFSNSFQSTIKDNVKQSYAELLQDIREDLNSGYTSESFSEGFLDRLKEIINDKALNEYTDLNFYWSNLMENSIYLIQLHDELSETNSGDQVEFNEIEDEIFNFWNDSDFAESFLELNSDGKSLVESSKILQPLIENQIISFFYLNISKNPLLGEESYIYKATPEKGDNEQCLYLGKSNSLVRLEPACSTFPTLPVVGVNKHENLIFLEDDIRYIITEGLPPIKRTDKELHVLPNCEKGFNTINEIKANINLALDVINDVAPNLYNTFANFTHTIIPIDEPGIVSYSQQQLPGYSCINIFERDFIDLLDDLLHENGHHYLNTFLNFEEVINEDDDKIYYSPWRKALRPIRGIYHATFTFYWALELFANLNKQETQLYNFSNEQKNKISRRFVEEYLMLEYCFTDLKHAYENDKVTDFGNDLINGVIKIIKSYKSDVQDTINNLDKENSLIVSELIATLKEKRQHYGPK, from the coding sequence ATGATTACACCAGAAAATATATTTTCAAACTCATTTCAATCGACGATTAAAGATAATGTTAAGCAAAGCTACGCGGAACTTTTGCAAGATATTCGAGAAGATTTAAACTCTGGCTATACGAGTGAATCTTTTAGTGAAGGTTTTTTAGATCGCCTAAAGGAGATCATTAACGACAAGGCCTTAAATGAATATACTGATCTAAATTTTTATTGGTCAAACTTAATGGAAAATTCAATTTATCTTATTCAGTTACATGATGAACTATCAGAGACCAATTCAGGGGATCAGGTTGAGTTTAATGAAATTGAAGACGAGATATTTAACTTCTGGAATGACAGTGACTTTGCAGAAAGCTTCTTAGAGCTAAACTCAGATGGTAAGTCATTAGTGGAAAGCTCTAAAATTTTACAACCTCTAATTGAAAATCAAATTATCTCTTTTTTCTATTTAAATATATCTAAGAACCCTCTATTGGGAGAAGAAAGTTATATCTACAAAGCCACTCCTGAAAAAGGCGATAATGAACAATGCCTCTATCTCGGAAAAAGCAACTCATTAGTTAGGCTAGAGCCTGCCTGTAGTACTTTTCCAACTCTACCTGTCGTTGGTGTTAACAAACATGAGAATCTTATTTTTTTAGAAGATGATATTAGATATATTATTACTGAAGGACTACCTCCAATCAAGCGCACTGATAAAGAACTACATGTATTACCGAATTGTGAAAAAGGGTTTAATACTATTAATGAGATCAAAGCTAATATCAACCTAGCACTAGATGTCATCAATGACGTTGCCCCAAACCTCTATAATACATTTGCCAACTTTACTCATACAATAATTCCAATAGATGAGCCTGGCATTGTAAGCTATTCTCAACAACAACTTCCAGGTTACTCATGTATTAATATCTTTGAAAGAGACTTTATTGACTTACTTGATGATCTTCTTCATGAGAATGGACATCACTATTTAAATACATTCTTAAACTTCGAAGAAGTTATCAATGAAGATGATGACAAGATCTACTACTCGCCTTGGAGAAAAGCTCTAAGACCTATTAGAGGGATTTACCACGCAACATTTACGTTCTACTGGGCGCTTGAACTTTTCGCGAATCTAAACAAACAAGAAACACAATTATATAATTTCAGTAACGAACAAAAAAATAAGATATCTCGCCGTTTTGTCGAAGAGTACCTAATGCTCGAATACTGTTTTACAGATTTAAAACATGCATACGAAAACGACAAAGTTACAGACTTTGGTAATGATCTTATTAATGGTGTTATTAAAATTATAAAGTCTTATAAAAGTGATGTTCAAGATACTATTAATAACCTGGATAAAGAGAATTCACTAATTGTTAGTGAGTTGATCGCGACTCTCAAAGAAAAGCGCCAGCATTACGGACCAAAATAA
- a CDS encoding aldehyde dehydrogenase family protein, translating to MTYELKGNFFNNEFIQPPTTGADSVEKWITRTSPANTDQILWKCPLHYGHVDSILESAVKGFDTWKKTSIEERIECLKRYQEELKNKKEEIAKAISLEMGKPYWEALTEAGALIAKIDVTISDSLPRVKSKIYEEIMPATNGYIHYKPIGPCFIIGPFNFPCHLANGQITSALIAGNSVIFKPSEKTCYSAQLMFECLASSGFPSGVINLVQGDGEIARRLLKSKSIKGVFFTGSKDIGKNILKQTHEDLGKLVSLELGGKNPAIVHHDIDMDYVLAELIKGSFLTTGQRCTSTAIVPIHRSIMDEFVSKFHALAKKIIVDHPIEHEETPFMGPLIDQKALDSYILFVGMAKREGLTEVMRGKQLEKKYKGYYVSPSIHIAQKWDPNSHFLTSEIFGPNCTFIPYDEIDEAIEIANSTEYGLAASVFTNTHSIYEQCLRDLDHGYVNLNRSTVGASSRLPFGGVKNSGNYHPAAVTTIDACVYQQASLEILKEEKVDLNSIVGLSS from the coding sequence ATGACTTATGAATTGAAAGGTAATTTTTTTAATAATGAATTTATTCAACCTCCAACAACTGGTGCCGACTCAGTTGAAAAGTGGATAACTAGAACTTCTCCTGCAAACACAGATCAAATTCTATGGAAATGCCCACTACACTATGGCCATGTGGACTCAATTCTTGAATCGGCCGTAAAGGGATTTGATACTTGGAAAAAAACAAGTATCGAAGAAAGGATAGAATGCTTAAAAAGATACCAAGAAGAATTAAAGAACAAGAAAGAAGAAATCGCTAAGGCCATCTCTCTCGAAATGGGAAAACCTTACTGGGAAGCTTTAACAGAAGCTGGTGCTTTAATTGCAAAGATTGATGTAACTATTAGTGATTCTCTACCTAGAGTGAAATCAAAAATCTATGAAGAAATCATGCCCGCAACAAATGGGTATATTCACTATAAACCAATTGGGCCATGCTTTATAATAGGTCCTTTCAATTTCCCATGCCACTTAGCCAATGGACAAATAACAAGTGCTTTAATTGCAGGGAACTCAGTCATTTTCAAACCTTCTGAAAAAACGTGCTACTCTGCTCAACTCATGTTCGAATGCCTTGCCTCTTCAGGTTTCCCAAGTGGTGTAATTAACTTGGTACAAGGCGATGGAGAAATTGCAAGAAGGCTACTCAAGAGTAAAAGTATTAAGGGTGTCTTCTTCACTGGTTCAAAAGACATAGGTAAAAATATATTAAAACAAACTCATGAAGACTTAGGGAAACTAGTTTCCCTTGAGCTAGGAGGTAAAAATCCTGCAATTGTTCATCATGATATTGATATGGACTATGTCCTAGCTGAACTTATCAAAGGTTCTTTTTTAACTACTGGTCAAAGATGCACCAGTACCGCAATCGTTCCAATTCACAGAAGTATAATGGATGAATTTGTTTCCAAATTTCATGCTCTAGCAAAGAAGATTATTGTCGACCATCCAATTGAGCATGAAGAAACTCCTTTCATGGGCCCTCTAATTGATCAAAAAGCACTCGACTCCTATATTCTATTTGTAGGTATGGCCAAACGTGAGGGATTAACAGAAGTAATGCGTGGAAAGCAACTTGAAAAGAAATATAAAGGCTACTACGTGAGCCCTTCGATTCATATCGCACAAAAATGGGATCCTAATAGTCACTTTTTAACTAGCGAAATCTTCGGACCAAATTGTACATTTATTCCTTATGATGAAATTGATGAAGCAATTGAAATAGCCAACAGCACTGAGTATGGTCTTGCTGCATCTGTATTTACAAACACTCATTCAATTTATGAACAATGCTTAAGAGACCTAGACCATGGTTATGTAAACCTTAATAGATCTACAGTTGGTGCTAGCTCAAGACTACCGTTTGGTGGTGTTAAAAATTCTGGAAACTACCACCCTGCGGCAGTAACTACGATAGATGCATGTGTTTATCAGCAAGCAAGCTTAGAAATTTTAAAAGAAGAAAAAGTTGATCTTAATTCAATTGTAGGATTGAGTTCTTAA
- a CDS encoding arginine N-succinyltransferase, translating into MFNLRPVKLADAEDLFRLSQFYVFISLPSDKAIITKKIKSSIQAFKKSSKDLSEDTFIFVLEDLSKGKVIGCSMIHAQHGTEEEPHFYLTVSQENKFSESINTGFIHGTLKLGYDTDGPTEIGGLILDPNYRNNNQKLGKQISFVRFLYMALNQKKFKSTIHSELMPPFDKDGHSPLWEAIGRRFLNMDYQDADLLSRSNKEFILSLYPSDTIYETLLPLEARNAIGKVGKDTLPVKRMLESIGFKYTKEVDPFDGGPHYRAKLTEIEPVKNLFSGPIHFNKELDKKDCSNFLVSADEQKEFCAIRVVGKIEKGKFLTSQEELQDYNLTEKCIINAIPL; encoded by the coding sequence ATGTTTAATTTAAGACCAGTAAAATTAGCAGATGCAGAAGACTTATTTAGGCTTAGCCAGTTCTATGTATTCATTAGTCTTCCTTCAGATAAGGCAATTATAACAAAAAAAATTAAAAGCTCTATCCAAGCTTTTAAAAAATCATCAAAGGATTTATCTGAAGATACTTTTATATTCGTCTTAGAAGATTTATCTAAAGGGAAAGTAATAGGTTGTTCAATGATTCATGCTCAACATGGAACAGAAGAAGAACCTCATTTCTATCTAACAGTTTCCCAAGAAAATAAATTCAGTGAATCTATTAATACTGGATTCATCCACGGCACACTCAAGCTTGGCTATGATACCGACGGTCCTACAGAAATAGGAGGACTTATCCTAGATCCAAACTATAGAAATAATAACCAAAAGCTTGGAAAGCAGATTTCATTTGTTCGCTTTCTATATATGGCCTTAAACCAAAAAAAGTTCAAATCGACTATACACTCAGAACTTATGCCTCCATTTGATAAAGACGGGCACTCCCCTCTTTGGGAAGCTATTGGTCGACGCTTTCTTAACATGGACTACCAAGATGCCGACCTTCTAAGTCGCAGCAACAAAGAGTTTATTCTAAGCCTTTACCCTTCTGATACTATTTATGAAACACTACTTCCACTTGAAGCTAGAAATGCTATTGGAAAAGTTGGAAAAGATACCCTTCCGGTTAAAAGAATGCTTGAGTCTATCGGATTTAAGTACACTAAAGAGGTTGATCCTTTCGATGGTGGCCCTCACTATAGAGCGAAGCTAACAGAAATTGAACCTGTAAAAAATCTGTTCTCTGGCCCAATTCATTTTAACAAAGAACTAGACAAGAAAGACTGTTCAAACTTTCTCGTTAGTGCAGATGAGCAAAAAGAATTTTGTGCAATTAGAGTTGTTGGAAAAATAGAAAAAGGAAAATTTCTAACATCACAGGAAGAATTGCAAGACTATAACTTAACAGAAAAATGCATTATCAATGCAATTCCACTTTAG
- a CDS encoding aminotransferase class III-fold pyridoxal phosphate-dependent enzyme gives MTTGVSNEEIHDLSNKLFSSILLEQQKYMAVKGPDEDKKNMNEAVLTEYEQLKGRGFFFNYVSSGKGHGPFTELVDGSVKYDLIGAIGPNLVGHSHPLYIKAHLEAATNDVMMCGNLLTHKEAYNLTKELVDSVKGSRLKHFWFSGSGSFANDTALKMLWQKKDPAHRLIAFEKAFAGRSIATQDITYNPDYRQGQPQTIQVDHVPHFDQNDPENSLENTLNALKELVKKNKDQYCAIMLELIQGEAGFVYGTKEYYEGVFKWAKENNLYIWVDEVQSFARTTELYAFQMFGLEEYVDIVTIGKALQACGTFFTDELNPKPGLVAGTFNGSIASLNAGQKIVHYLKEGNFYGQDGRMKYLEDQFLNRLRVMAKGPLKGKIGYSGGVGTMISFEVGDSTKETTIKFIKKLYDNGILSFMAGKEPTRVRFLLPTCLSDEHIEEIFRIIDKTANEVL, from the coding sequence ATGACAACTGGCGTATCAAATGAAGAAATTCACGACCTTTCTAATAAACTATTTTCAAGTATTTTGTTAGAGCAACAAAAGTATATGGCCGTTAAAGGTCCTGACGAAGATAAGAAAAATATGAACGAAGCTGTTTTAACAGAATACGAGCAGCTAAAAGGTAGGGGCTTTTTCTTCAACTACGTATCCTCTGGAAAAGGACATGGTCCATTTACAGAGTTAGTCGATGGTTCAGTAAAGTACGATCTTATTGGAGCAATTGGTCCTAATCTAGTAGGTCATTCACACCCTTTATATATTAAAGCGCATCTCGAAGCAGCAACAAATGACGTGATGATGTGCGGAAATTTATTAACACACAAAGAAGCTTATAATCTTACAAAAGAACTAGTGGACTCTGTTAAAGGCAGTAGACTAAAACATTTCTGGTTTTCTGGCTCAGGGAGTTTTGCTAATGACACTGCTCTTAAAATGTTATGGCAGAAAAAAGATCCTGCTCATAGGCTAATCGCATTTGAAAAAGCTTTTGCAGGAAGAAGTATTGCAACTCAAGACATCACTTATAATCCTGATTATAGACAAGGGCAGCCGCAGACAATTCAAGTTGATCATGTACCACACTTTGATCAAAACGATCCGGAAAACTCTTTAGAAAATACTTTGAATGCACTTAAAGAGCTTGTTAAGAAAAATAAAGATCAATACTGTGCAATCATGCTCGAACTTATTCAAGGTGAAGCTGGTTTCGTATATGGAACGAAAGAATATTACGAAGGTGTATTTAAGTGGGCCAAAGAAAATAATCTCTATATATGGGTGGATGAAGTTCAATCATTTGCCAGAACAACTGAACTCTATGCTTTCCAAATGTTTGGTCTTGAAGAATATGTTGATATTGTAACTATAGGAAAAGCACTTCAAGCATGTGGAACATTCTTTACTGATGAGCTAAATCCTAAACCTGGTCTTGTTGCTGGAACCTTTAACGGATCAATTGCATCATTAAACGCTGGACAAAAAATAGTTCACTATCTTAAAGAAGGCAACTTCTACGGACAAGATGGAAGAATGAAATATCTCGAGGATCAATTCTTAAATAGACTAAGAGTTATGGCAAAAGGACCTCTGAAAGGAAAGATTGGATATAGTGGTGGAGTAGGAACAATGATTTCTTTTGAAGTTGGTGACTCTACAAAAGAAACTACGATCAAGTTTATTAAAAAACTATATGATAACGGAATTCTCTCGTTCATGGCGGGCAAAGAACCAACGAGAGTTAGATTTCTTCTACCTACTTGCTTATCTGATGAACACATTGAAGAAATTTTTAGGATTATTGATAAAACAGCGAATGAAGTGTTGTAG
- a CDS encoding SH3 domain-containing protein — MANTSINELSKSLETLYLDGKLEEAVDFLLKNKPVLSPIDFHYNLGVVYTKLGQFGPGRYQFELAMKEGYLGSDILNNLNVIKSQIQVADISSSDHFYDQLLNTFSSIPMAYSFSIALVLILTLLILFRVKLLKSKKFLAVSIFFSLTPIALHSYFITGKSFAISINEMKIYEGPSAIYDVKQTMPGGAKFITGKSDKGWFYIDYPVEISGWVKKEDIGLL, encoded by the coding sequence ATGGCGAATACTAGCATAAATGAATTATCAAAGTCATTAGAGACACTATATTTAGATGGTAAGTTAGAAGAGGCAGTTGATTTTCTTTTAAAGAATAAACCCGTCCTTTCACCTATCGATTTTCACTATAATTTAGGTGTTGTTTACACGAAGTTGGGACAGTTTGGTCCAGGGCGTTACCAGTTTGAGCTTGCTATGAAAGAGGGTTACCTGGGTAGCGATATCTTAAATAATCTAAATGTTATTAAGTCTCAAATCCAAGTGGCAGATATATCGAGTTCAGATCACTTCTATGACCAGTTATTAAATACGTTTTCGTCAATTCCAATGGCCTATTCTTTTAGTATTGCATTGGTACTGATTTTAACGCTACTAATTCTTTTTAGGGTTAAGCTATTAAAGTCTAAGAAGTTTTTAGCCGTTTCAATATTCTTCTCGTTAACCCCCATTGCTCTACATTCGTACTTTATTACAGGGAAGTCTTTTGCAATTAGTATTAATGAAATGAAGATATATGAAGGACCTTCTGCTATATATGATGTAAAACAAACAATGCCAGGTGGTGCAAAGTTTATTACTGGAAAATCTGATAAAGGCTGGTTCTACATAGATTATCCTGTTGAAATTTCTGGCTGGGTTAAAAAAGAAGATATTGGTTTGTTATAA